The Amphiprion ocellaris isolate individual 3 ecotype Okinawa chromosome 6, ASM2253959v1, whole genome shotgun sequence genome contains a region encoding:
- the LOC129349112 gene encoding uncharacterized protein LOC129349112, with protein sequence MNSYRPSSSPLSPPPYSDLQDVSQNPPALVQTGHSSVILDSAPCRVSLDPHGGLVPVRSPGSALPGFSLRSPGPVVNPYPGCQVSVLVPEDGGRCSEDQDLDLDQDQDQDQDQDQDLDLDLECSICFSQFNNVFRCPKVLQCRHTFCLECLARINVKASEPSAIQCPLCRSFTPLPALGLPKLDTDSHVLSCLPAAMQRVYSVRFIRNEGKLQVKRPSDGQRRWGRRSLASLRSVSRSLDVGLPSPPAGGVGQEGGVGGALFRLTGRPACRAFLLTSVVMMLLMLTAIIIFLLTYRTD encoded by the exons ATGAATTCCTACAGACCCTCATCCTCTCCTCTGAGTCCTCCTCCTTACTCAGACCTCCAGGATGTTTCCCAGAATCCTCCTGCTCTTGTCCAGACGGGTCACAGTTCTGTGATCCTGGACTCTGCTCCCTGTCGGGTCTCGTTGGACCCTCATGGAGGTCTGGTCCCGGTCCGTTCTCCTGGCTCCGCCCTGCCTGGTTTCAGCCTGAGGTCTCCAGGCCCCGTGGTGAACCCGTACCCCGGCTGCCAGGTGTCCGTCCTGGTCCCTGAGGACGGGGGACGCTGCTCCGAGGAccaggacctggacctggaccaggaccaggaccaggaccaggaccaggaccaggacctggacctggacctggagtGCTCCATCTGCTTCAGCCAGTTCAACAACGTGTTCCGCTGTCCTAAGGTGCTGCAGTGTCGCCACACCTTCTGCCTGGAGTGTCTGGCTCGCATCAACGTGAAGGCGTCGGAGCCCAGCGCCATCCAGTGCCCGCTGTGCCGCAGCTTCACGCCGCTGCCTGCCCTCGGCCTGCCCAAGCTGGACACCGACTCCCACGTGTTGTCCTGCCTGCCGGCCGCCATGCAGAGGGTTTACAGCGTCCGCTTCATCCGCAACGAGGGCAAGCTGCAGGTCAAAAG GCCGTCTGACGGTCAGCGTCGCTGGGGTCGGAGGTCTCTGGCGTCCCTCCGCTCGGTGAGCCGCTCTCTGGACGTGGGGCTTCCCAGTCCGCCTGCAGGGGGCGTCGGCCAGGAGGGCGGCGTGGGCGGAGCTCTGTTCAGGCTGACGGGGCGGCCGGCGTGCCGAGCCTTCCTCCTGACGTCGGTGGTGatgatgctgctgatgctgacggccatcatcatcttcctcctcacCTACAGGACGGACTGA
- the LOC111568867 gene encoding cilia- and flagella-associated protein 157-like isoform X1 — protein sequence MIKSTVMADKNVCADKEKSLYLTQVRYLDEQLERLQLKCDELTKHNQKLLSQINALQEDKKDICDYLQHSSAAKDEKAAELAERLEVRLHNDKQKQEVLELQLNQQQQNLQEEVDLLQAECRKQEVSEQQLFQHLSELQSLRKQLDSQREEREAAKQNLCFAELMEKTNQVKECWINARDDLQRKMLAAAEEVKTPHTDLLQEVKVLQHKNQTLWMEKDSVERRTTELQCQIDGMKKNLRLVSNSVSNLQQEVEKWRKRWQQLRVKVKKSCSFHHSMLDQEQTLRQNLISVSENHHQKAAEMDKLKVQLKEEKICRRQLEEDVMEAVTILRHIVTDSETVPDAEQMLQKLKKIFQKTRSVVSDPTEEMSRGPKLQTAEAKPERSSRLLCLRSSFILFLLTAACPCLCCSDPVFLMARYRPGDFGFIPRPAWSLGETEDEHQRQTNQIQPAGRKIHYSFQNKD from the exons ATGATAAAGTCGACGGTTATGGCCGATAAAAATGTTTGTGCGGACAAAGAAAAGTCTTTATATCTGACTCAGGTTCGGTATCTGGACGAGCAGTTGGAGAG ACTGCAGCTGAAATGCGACGAGCTGACCAAACACAACCAGAAGCTCCTCAGCCAGATCAACGCTCTGCAGGAGGACAAGAAGGACATCTGCGACTACCTGCAACACTCCTCAGCTGCCAAAGACGAGAAGGCGGCCGAGTTGGCTGAGCGGCTGGAGGTCCGTCTGCACAATGACAAACAGAAGCAGGAGGTTCTGGAGCTGCAGctcaaccagcagcagcagaacctgcaggaggaggtggaCCTTCTGCAGGCAGAGTGCAGGAAGCAGG AGGTGAGTGAGCAGCAGCTGTTTCAGCATCTGTCTGAGCTCCAGAGTCTGAGGAAGCAGCTGGACTCTCAGAGGGAAGAACGAGAAGCAGCCAAACAGAACCTGTGTTTTGCAGAGCTGATGGAGAAGACGAA CCAGGTGAAGGAGTGTTGGATCAACGCTCGTGATGACCTGCAGAGGAAGATGTTGGCTGCAGCCGAGGAGGTGAAGACTCCACACACAGATTTATTACAGGAGGTCAAGGTTCTGCAGCACAAGAACCAAACTCTGTGGATGGAGAAAGACTCGGTGGAACGTAGAACGACCGAGCTTCAATGCCAGATAGACGGCATGAAGAAGAACCTCCGGCTGGTTAGCAACAGCGTCAGCAATCTGCAGCAG GAGGTGGAGAAGTGGAGGAAGAGATGGCAGCAGCTGAGGGTTAAAGTGAAGAAAAGCTGCAGCTTCCATCACAGCATGTTGGACCAAGAACAGACTCTCAG ACAGAATCTGATCTCAGTGTCTGAGAATCATCatcagaaagcagcagagatggACAAACTGAAGGTCcagctgaaggaggagaagatcTGCAGGAGGCAGCTGGAGGAAGACGTGATGGAAGCAGTTACTATTCTCAGACACATTGTGAcg GACTCAGAGACAGTTCCAGATGCTGAGCAGATGTTGCAGAAGCTGAAGAAGATCTTCCAGAAAACCCGATCCGTCGTCAGCGACCCGACCGAGGAGATGAGCAGAGGACCAAAGCTGCAAACAGCTGAAGCCAAACCAGAACG AAGCTCACGGCTGCTTTGTCTGAGGAGCTCAttcatcctgttcctcctcaCAGCTGCGTGTCCCTGTTTATGCTGCAG TGATCCGGTGTTCCTGATGGCCCGGTACAGACCAGGAGACTTCGGCTTCATCCCTCGACCCGCCTGGAGCCTCGGAGAAACCGAGGACGAACATCAGAG ACAGACCAACCAAATCCAGCCAGCAGGAAGGAAGATTCATTattcctttcaaaataaagattAA
- the LOC111568867 gene encoding cilia- and flagella-associated protein 157-like isoform X2, producing the protein MIKSTVMADKNVCADKEKSLYLTQVRYLDEQLERLQLKCDELTKHNQKLLSQINALQEDKKDICDYLQHSSAAKDEKAAELAERLEVRLHNDKQKQEVLELQLNQQQQNLQEEVDLLQAECRKQEVSEQQLFQHLSELQSLRKQLDSQREEREAAKQNLCFAELMEKTNQVKECWINARDDLQRKMLAAAEEVKTPHTDLLQEVKVLQHKNQTLWMEKDSVERRTTELQCQIDGMKKNLRLVSNSVSNLQQEVEKWRKRWQQLRVKVKKSCSFHHSMLDQEQTLRQNLISVSENHHQKAAEMDKLKVQLKEEKICRRQLEEDVMEAVTILRHIVTDSETVPDAEQMLQKLKKIFQKTRSVVSDPTEEMSRGPKLQTAEAKPERDPVFLMARYRPGDFGFIPRPAWSLGETEDEHQRQTNQIQPAGRKIHYSFQNKD; encoded by the exons ATGATAAAGTCGACGGTTATGGCCGATAAAAATGTTTGTGCGGACAAAGAAAAGTCTTTATATCTGACTCAGGTTCGGTATCTGGACGAGCAGTTGGAGAG ACTGCAGCTGAAATGCGACGAGCTGACCAAACACAACCAGAAGCTCCTCAGCCAGATCAACGCTCTGCAGGAGGACAAGAAGGACATCTGCGACTACCTGCAACACTCCTCAGCTGCCAAAGACGAGAAGGCGGCCGAGTTGGCTGAGCGGCTGGAGGTCCGTCTGCACAATGACAAACAGAAGCAGGAGGTTCTGGAGCTGCAGctcaaccagcagcagcagaacctgcaggaggaggtggaCCTTCTGCAGGCAGAGTGCAGGAAGCAGG AGGTGAGTGAGCAGCAGCTGTTTCAGCATCTGTCTGAGCTCCAGAGTCTGAGGAAGCAGCTGGACTCTCAGAGGGAAGAACGAGAAGCAGCCAAACAGAACCTGTGTTTTGCAGAGCTGATGGAGAAGACGAA CCAGGTGAAGGAGTGTTGGATCAACGCTCGTGATGACCTGCAGAGGAAGATGTTGGCTGCAGCCGAGGAGGTGAAGACTCCACACACAGATTTATTACAGGAGGTCAAGGTTCTGCAGCACAAGAACCAAACTCTGTGGATGGAGAAAGACTCGGTGGAACGTAGAACGACCGAGCTTCAATGCCAGATAGACGGCATGAAGAAGAACCTCCGGCTGGTTAGCAACAGCGTCAGCAATCTGCAGCAG GAGGTGGAGAAGTGGAGGAAGAGATGGCAGCAGCTGAGGGTTAAAGTGAAGAAAAGCTGCAGCTTCCATCACAGCATGTTGGACCAAGAACAGACTCTCAG ACAGAATCTGATCTCAGTGTCTGAGAATCATCatcagaaagcagcagagatggACAAACTGAAGGTCcagctgaaggaggagaagatcTGCAGGAGGCAGCTGGAGGAAGACGTGATGGAAGCAGTTACTATTCTCAGACACATTGTGAcg GACTCAGAGACAGTTCCAGATGCTGAGCAGATGTTGCAGAAGCTGAAGAAGATCTTCCAGAAAACCCGATCCGTCGTCAGCGACCCGACCGAGGAGATGAGCAGAGGACCAAAGCTGCAAACAGCTGAAGCCAAACCAGAACG TGATCCGGTGTTCCTGATGGCCCGGTACAGACCAGGAGACTTCGGCTTCATCCCTCGACCCGCCTGGAGCCTCGGAGAAACCGAGGACGAACATCAGAG ACAGACCAACCAAATCCAGCCAGCAGGAAGGAAGATTCATTattcctttcaaaataaagattAA